Part of the Alistipes sp. ZOR0009 genome, CCCCACGGCAGCGCGTTAACGAGTCCTTCATCCCTCTAAAGCTAATACTTACCACAAAGATAGGAGGGGTGTTTTTTTAGAATGAAAGATAAACTAGGAAAAAAGTATCTTTAAAAATGCCTCAACATTGCTCAAACTCCGTCACTCTAAAATAAAAAAGCATAGCCGAATTATGGCTATGCTCTATATTTCCTTTCAAAAGATTATTGTCCGTTTGCGAAATCTAGCATATTGAGGAAACTCAACCGAACTATTTTTTGAATTTTTTCTGGGTCTATCTTATCTGGGGTGTCGGTTGGCTTATGGTAATCGGGATGATTGCCGGCTGCCCATCCCATAAATACCACGCCTCGCTCATAAAAAGGCCCATGATCGCTCCAGTAACCACCCTCCGTTGCCGCATTTGTAAGTAAAAGAATATTCCCTAGCCTTTTATTATTCCTTTCCACGATCTCCTTTATTACAGGTTGCCTATCGAGATAAAAGAAATGAGCACGAACTCTTGCCGTATCATCAACCGCATTACGACCAATCATGTCGTAATTTACATACATCGCTGTTTGGCTTAGCGGTATTATTGGATTCCTCGCATAGAAGGTAGATCCCACTAATCCCTTTTCTTCGGCTGTCCAAAGGGCAAAAATTACGTTTACTTTTGGCTTTATGCCCGACTCTTTCAGCGCCTTTGCCAGCATTATTATACCAGCGGTACCACTTGCATTATCATCGGCACCTGGATATACTACGCCATTCCATGTTCCGTGGTGATCGTAATGAGCTCCTACTATAATACACTTAGTGGTATCCTCGCCTGCAATCATCCCCAAAACATTTCTATCTCGCAATGGGGTTCCCTTAATTTTGGCCGACAAGCTAATCTTAATAGGTAGCTTAACACCCTTAAACTTAAAATCAACGGTGTTAATATCTAACCCATGCTGCTTAAAACCTTGGTAAACGAGTCCTTTATTCAGGTTTACCCTAATAGTAGGCGATTTAAAGTCGTTAGAAGGTAGCGAAAGGTTGTCTTCGAAGAAAATGGTAGGCTTAGCATTAGGCATCTTACCCATGAGATCCTTTGCATTTCGCAAAAAGATGACGGCAGCCGGTTTTCGTTTTGAAATTTCAGCCTCCTGACTTGCCAGAATAGCCTCTTGCTTTTCGTTACTTAGCCCTTTGAAGTGGCTAAATCCCGCCAAATCCTCCTTCCCTACAGGCTGAACAACCACAATCTTACCTTTAACATCCAACTTTCCGTAAGAATCGATACCATATTCGGGTAAACTTAGCCCGTAACCTACAAAAACCACATTGTCGGATAGCGAAAACCCGTTACTCAGCCTTCTATTAGCAATAGAGAAGTCAATATTAGGAGTTGGTAGGATACTTCCCTGCCCCGCATCGATAGAAAACTGCCAGTCGAAAGGTTGGGAGTACCTTACTATATCGAAATTTTGAAAGTAGGTTTTCTTACCATCAGCAACATCGCCTGCGGGCTGTATGCCGTATTGAGTAAAGGCTGCGGCGATATATTCGGCAGCTAACGCGCCTCCGCGTTGAGATGGATAGCGCCCTTCGAGTAGCGGCGATGCCAAAAAGTTTACATGCGCCTTAATGGCGGACGTTGTCACCGCATCTAGCCCCCTTTGTATGGCTTGGTCTTGCGCCTGTGCCCCGATAGAGGCCGCTAAAAGTGCTACAAGTAGCGTAAAAATGGTTAGTGTTCGCTTCATTATTCGTGTTTAGAGGAATTACACGGCAAAGAAGTAGAAAATGTACCTATAGAATTCCTAAAAAACATGCATTAAACCAAAAAAAGGCTTCGAAGAACACCTGTATAAAGCCTCATCCATCATGCTTTTCGTAAATAGCTATTACAGTTTGTGTGTTAATTATAACATCTATTTATACCTGATGTTATCTAAAAAACAACACAGATTGCTTAACATCAAATCAAAATAAAAATATATGTAAAAATTAATGGCAAAAAAATAAACATACTTTACACAACTAGCGTTAATGTTATCGTATAAACAAAACATTTCTATCTATGAACGTAAAATTATTGTGTATTTCGATGCTCGTTGCAGCATCAATGCTAATCGTTGGCTGCTCGAAGCAGGACGATTCTGTTAATGTAAATTCTTCGCAGAAAGAATTTAGTGTTGCTCCTTCCCAGAACTTTGTTCCTGGAGAACTAATCGTAAAGTTTAAAGATGGACAAACCTTGAAGTCAAAAACTAACGTTATGCAAGCTTTTGGCGGTACGGTTGTTCAAAAGATTTACGGATCGAAGCTAAAAGGAACCGACAACGGTGCCGTTTATCTTTACTCCATCAAAACATCGATTGAGGAAGCAATTGCAAAGCTAAATCAAATGCCTGAGGTTGAATTTGCAGAACCTAACTACATCTACAAAACACAGGTAACCTCCAACGACCCTTACTTTACCAACGGTTCGCTTTGGGGCATGCAAGGTGATGCCTCGACACCCGCCAACCAGTACGGGTGCCAGGCTGCAGAGGCTTGGGCGCTTAACCACACCGGTTCGTCGACCGTGTATGTGGGTATAATTGACGAAGGTTACATGTACAACCACGCCGATTTGGCCGCCAACGCAGGTGTTAACCCTGGAGAAATTGCCAATAACGGCATAGACGATGATGGCAATGGCTACATCGACGATGTTTACGGCTGGAACTTTGATGGAAACAACAATGCCGTGTTTGATAGCGCCGGCGACGAGCATGGTACGCACGTAGGAGGTACTATAGGCGGTGTTGGCGGCAATAACATTGGTGTTGCTGGCGTATGCTGGAATGTAAAAATGCTTAGCGGCAAATTTTTAGGCCCTAACGGCGGTACATCGGCCAACGCAATTCTTGCGATCGACTATTTTGTTGACTTAAAGACAAGACATAACCTTAAGCTGGTTGCCCTTAACAACTCGTGGGGCGGCGGAGGCTTCTCGCAAGCCCTTAAGGACGCTATAGACAGAGCTTCGGCTGCTGGTATCCTATTTATTGCAGCTGCAGGCAACGGCGGTTGGGATGGAATTGGCGATAACAACGACAGAACCCCAAGCTACCCTGCCAGCTACACCAGCTCCAACATTATTGCGGTGGCTTCGATCACCTCATCGGGCGGCAGATCCTCCTTTTCGAACTATGGTGCTACCTCTGTAGACATAGGTGCTCCAGGGTCTAACATTTACTCCTGCATGCCACAGTCTGGCGGAGGTTCGACCTACGGAACTATGAGCGGAACCTCGATGGCTACGCCTCACGTTACAGGTGCTGCAGCTCTTTACGCGTCTACTCACCCTAATGCCACAATGGCTCAAATTAAAGATGCAATTTTAAATTCTGCGGTTGCGACAACATCTCTTAGAGGTAAATGCGTAACTGGCGGACGTCTAAACGTTAGCGGTTTCTAAATCTATGGGGGAGGCAGAGAGATTTGCCTCCCTTTTTACTGCCCACAGAAAGAAAGAGCGGTTTTGCCAGCAGCTGGTAAAGCCGCCTTTCTTTTTAGCCCCCCGTAAAATCCGTTTAAGCCCCTTTTCACGCAATTTATCCTTCCTATTTTACCTTTTGTCGATTTTTGGTGGCGCATAAAATTTGGTATTCGTTTCTTTGCATCAAATAAGAAGTATATAATAGAATGTCAGTAGCCAAAAAACCAGCGTTAGGATTCATTTTCGTAACAATTCTTCTGGATGTAATCGGTTTTGGAATTATAATCCCGATTCTACCTAAGTATATAAGCCATCTTACCGGCGGCGACCTAAGCAACGCCTCCCTGTATAGCGGTTGGCTTATGTTTTCGTTCGCCATCATGCAGTTTATCTGCTCGCCGATACTTGGAAACCTGAGCGACAGGTTTGGTCGCCGGCCAATTCTTCTTGCATCGCTTTTTGGATTCGGAGTAGACTACCTCATCATTGCTTTTGCGCCTACCATAGGTTGGTTATTTGTTGGACGCATCTTAGCGGGAGTTATGGGCGCCAGCTTTACCACTGCGGCCGCCTACATTGCGGATATTAGCACCCCCGAAAAGCGTGCGCAAAACTTTGGCCTCATTGGCGCCGCCTTTGGGCTGGGATTCATTATTGGTCCCGCGTTGGGAGGTGTTTTAGGGCACTACGGGTTCCGTATTCCCTTTTACGTGGCAGCTGCGCTAACTTTTATCAACTGGATATACGGCTACTTCGTGCTGCCAGAGTCTTTGTCTAAACGAAATAGGCGCCGCTTCGACATAAAGCGCGCCAACCCCATTGGGTCGCTCAAGCAGCTGCGCAAGTACCCCATCATATCGGGCTTGGTGGCCTCGCTCATCTGCATTTACCTCTCCAACTACGCCACGCAAAGCACCTGGACCTTCTTTACGATGGAAAAGTTTGGTTGGAGCGAGATGATTGTTGGCCTGTCGCTGGCCATGGTGGGCTTATCGGTAGCCATCGTGCAAGGTGGGCTGATACGGGTTATTAATCCGAAGCTTGGCCCCGTTAAATCCGTATACTTTGGACTTACCTTCTCGGTGCTAGGGCTTCTACTCACCGCATTTGTTCCTCAAGGGTGGATGCTCTTTGCCCTAATGCTACCATTTTCGTTAGGAGGCGTTGCAGGACCTGCCATACAGGGAATCATCTCCAACCAAGTCCCCGCCAACGAGCAAGGAGAGCTTCAAGGTGCTTTAACGAGCCTTATGAGCCTTACTTCTATTATTGGCCCCCTTTTAATGACCGGATTATTCTCCTTCTTCACCTCTAAAAGTGCCCCAGTATACTTTCCTGGAGCCCCATTTGTAATGGCAGCCCTTTTAGTGCTACTTGGGGGGATGCTAGCAAAAGGTACCCTTAGCACCATAAAGCATAAGGAGAAACCAGCAGCACCTGCAGAGGAGTAGGAGAAGCGTAAGCGCACCTTAAACGAAGATAAAGCACGCATAGCCGTACTAAAATCTTTTAAAAACACGAATAAAATGAGCTACGAGCATGCTAAAACGGGTTTAAGCACCGTTAATAGCATCTAGTAAGTAAGATATTCCCTTTATTTCAAGCTAGGCAGGCATCTCTTTACCCTTTAATTACCTGTATACCAACAAAAGAGATGCCTGCCTTATACTTATACCCACCTCAATAGGTGCTACCCTACTTAGCGGGTTGCCTACCGCCCTCCGCAATCGGATAAGAAATGCAGGACAACAATACGCAGCCCTTCGAAGCATCCTAATGCACCAAGCGGCTACCTCAACGCCTCTCGACATGTAGCAGCAGCGCTCGCCACCAGCTAGAATACCTTCAAAATAGATGGGCGCGATATAGTAATACTCTACCAGCCTTCCGAAAAAAGGTTACCCCGTTTCAAAAGAACTTTCGGTATTTAGCAGCACAAGCGAGGCCTTTAGCCAAGCATCTACGGCGTTTAGCTGAACGTTGGCTGCATTTAGCTGCAGGTTTCCGGCCTTTCGACAAAGGTTTCCGAATCGTAATTGCTTGTCTATCTTCCGGAAATGTGCAGCTAAACGCCGGAAACGCGCAGCTAAACGCCGGAAAAACGTAGCTAAATGGCGGAAAGAAATGGCTAACGGATGAAAAAAGGTGGCAGAAGCCAGAAACGAGCTGCTAGAGATCGAAAAGTAGCAGCTAAGAATGGCCAGCGGGCTACTAGGTAGATTTACGCGCTGCTAAACGACATCCACTAGCATTTATCCCTACAAAAAGAGGTTTGTACCAGCCCAACGCCAATACAGAGGTTTGCAGGCGCCTCCTAAACCCACCTAAAACAAAAAAAGGTAGCCGTAAGCTACCTCTTAGTTGTCCTATCAGGGGTCGAACCTGAACTCTTCTGATCCAGAGTCAGACGTGTTGCCAATTACACCATAGGACAATGTGCGCGCAAAGGTAAGCGCGATGCGCTATCGTTATCCCGTTTAACAAAAAAGTTATCCACAAAACGAGCAATATTTACATTTATTAGCTACATTAGGGGGTGTCAAAAAACTTAAAACTAACTATTATGAATTCAGTTGTTGTTAACAATGGCAAGGCTGACATTGTAAAAGACGGCCAAATTGTAGGTTCAATTGGGCATGGCGAGATTATTTGCGCCGAACTTAGTCCAGATAATTCGCTAATCCTTTGCGTAACCGATCAGGGCAAAGTTGAGCTGCGTAAGGAGAATGGCTCGGTGCACAAAAGCGTTGCAACCAACGCGGTATACGCCACATTCGAGGGGCACGATGTGCTGGTAACCACCATGAAGGGCAAGCAGGAGCTGCGAAAGGAAAATGGAAGCTTGATAAAGGTTGTGGGGTAACCCTCCACCTGCTAAGAATAAAAAAGGCGAATCGTAACGATCCGCCTTTTCTTTTATATGGTTAGCTTACTTGGCAGCAATTTTTGCCCACGAATCTTTCAGCGTTACGGTGCGGTTAAACACCACCTGCTGCTCCGAAGAGTCGCTATCTACACAGAAATAGCCGATACGCTCGAACTGGAATGTTTTACCAGCGGCATGGTTGGCCAAATCTGGCTCTATAAGCGCCTCGATCACCTTTAACGAGTCGGGATTCAAGAAATCCTTGTAGTCTTCCTCTTCGGTAAGGTTGTCCATGTCCGATCGGGTAAATAGGCGGTCGTATAAGCGCACCTGAGCCTTCTTGGCATGCTGCGCAGATACCCAGTGGATGGTTCCCTGAACTTTTCGACCATCAGGAGAGTTTCCTCCGCGCGATGCAGGGTCGTAGGTGGCATGCACCTCGATGATGTTACCATCAGCATCCTTTACCACATCGGTTGCCTTAATAAAGTAGGCGTAGCGTAGGCGTACTTCCTGTCCAATGGCTAGGCGGAAATACTTTTTAGGGGCAACTTCCATAAAGTCGTCGCGCTCTATAAAAATTTCGCGGCCAAAAGGCACCATACGGCTACCTGCAGCGGCATCCTCGGGGTTATTAACGGCTTCGAGCTCCTCCGATTGGTTTTCGGGATAGTTGGTGATAACCACCTTAAGCGGATTAAGCACCGCCATGCGACGCTCGGCACGCTTGTTCAAATCTTCGCGAACGAAAAACTCTAGCAGCGAAAAGTCGATCACGTTGTCGCGCTTGGCAACGCCAATACGCTCAGCGAAATTACGGATAGCTTCGGCAGTGTATCCACGACGACGGATACCCGAGATGGTGGGCATACGAGGATCGTCCCAACCGGTCACGTAGCTGTTTTTTACCAGCTCGAGCAGCTTACGCTTGCTCATTACGGTGTAGGTAAGGTTCAAGCGGGCAAACTCGTACTGCTTAGAAGGGAATATCTCCAAATTGTCGATAAACCAATCGTAAAGCGGACGGTGCACGTCGAATTCGAGCGTGCATATAGAGTGGGTAATCTTTTCGATAGAGTCGCACTGGCCGTGAGCCCAGTCGTACATGGGGTAAATGCACCACTTATCGCCCGTACGGTGGTGATGGGTGTGGATAATGCGGTACAGCAGCGGATCGCGGAAGAACATGTTGGGGTGAGCCATGTCAATCTTGGCGCGAAGCACGCGTGCGCCGTTTTCGAACTCGCCATTCTTCATGCGTTGGAATAGGTCGAGGTTTTCCTCAACGGAACGGTTACGGAAGGGGCTTTCGGTACCTGGCACGGTAACGGTTCCACGTCCCTTACGAATCTCCTCCTGAGTTTGATCGTCAACGTAAGCTTTTCCCCTTCTAATAAGCTCGCAAGCCCATTCGTAAAGCTGGTCGAAGTAGTCGGAAGCGTAAAACTCGTTGGCCCACTCAAAGCCTAACCACTTTACATCATCCTTTATAGAATCTACATACTCCACATCCTCCTTCACAGGGTTGGTATCATCGAAGCGAAGGTTGGTTGCCCCACCATATCTTTTTGCCAAACCAAAATTTAGGCAGATAGACTTTGCATGCCCAATATGTAGGTAGCCATTAGGCTCTGGAGGGAAGCGAGTCAAAACTCTTCCGTCGTGCTTACCACTCTTAATATCCTCTTCGATAATCTCCTCAAGAAAGTTCAGCGTCCTTTCTTCAGCACCTGAAACTTCTGCCTTATTGTCGCTCATACGTTTGTAATTTCTAGTATCTACAACCGGTTGCGCCGGTTGGAACTACAAATATATACAAAGTGATGCTTACTAGCGGAATAATGTTCCATAAATCGCGCAATTAAGGTTCAAAGGCGGTTTTCTGAAAAGGAACAAGCCTCGAGATATCCCTCCAAAATCATTTAAACCATTACCTTTGCCAAAAAAAGAGAAATGCAAGGTATCATAGAAATAGAGAACATGGAGTTCTACGCCTACCACGGCTGCTTTGAAGAGGAGGCCATTGTAGGCAACAAGTTTAAGGTTGATTTAACCATCGAAATGGATGCTGAGGTTCCATCCAAAACCGACAGCATTGGCGATGCCGTAAACTACCAGCTTGCCTACAATATCGTAAAGCGCGAGGTTGCCATCCGTTCCCACCTGCTCGAGCACGTAGGGGGCCGAATTATTGAAGGTATCTACAATGAGCTCTCGGGCGTACAAAAGGTTAAAGTAAAGGTTTCGAAGATGAATCCACCAATGGGAGGTGCCATCGAAAAGGTAAGCGTAACGCTAATAAAGTAGACAACTGGACAGCCCATGCTACGTGATGAGGAAAAGATAAAGCAGAGCGTTTGCCCACAATGCGGGCAAACGTTTACCTGCAGCACCGCAACAGGCAAGTGCTGGTGCCAAAATTTTAGCATCTCGGATGAGAATCTTAAGCTACTTAAAACGAGATATAAAACCTGCCTATGCCCCTCCTGTTTAGCTGCATTTAGCGAAAAAGTTAACGACTCCTCTTGCAAACGCTGATTTTTTTCTATCTTTGCACTCGCAATCGGGTTTCGTGGCCGAGTGGCTAGGCAACGGTCTGCAAAACCGTGTACAGCGGTTCGAATCCGCTCGAAACCTCAACAAAAGGCTGAATGATTTTCATTCGGCCTTTTTTATTTTTGCAGCATCAAAATCGGAAGTCATGAAAATGAGAGTAAGAAAACCGACCGAATCCGAAGCGGCCATAGCCAAAAGTTGGGAGATTTGGACGTGTGAGGCCAGCACCTTTCCTTGGCACTACGCCCAAAAGGAGGTGTGCTACATTCTTGAGGGCGAAGTTAATGTTGAAGATCCACAGGGCAACATCATTTCATTTGGTGCAGGCGACTGGGTGGAGTTTGATGCCGGCCTAACGTGCACTTGGCACGTCAAAAAGCATATCCGAAAGCATTACCATTTCGAATAAAAAAGGGGAACCTAACGGCTCTCCTTTTCCTTATATCAACTTGGATTATAAACCAAATTCTTTCTTAAGCAGCTCTACGCTATCCAACTTTTCCCAAGTAAAGAATTCAACTTCCTTCTCAACCTGATTGTTTAGCGGCCCAACAAATATTTTACGAGTAAACGGATCGCGACCAAAGTGTCCGTAAGCAGCCGTTTCTTCGAAAATTGGATTCTTTAATCCAAACTTCTCCACAATCTTAGCTGGACGAAGATCGAACAGCTGCGCAACCTTAGCGCTAATTTGTGCATCGGTTAAACCTTGTTTTGCGGTGCCGTAGGTGTTTACATAAACGCTTACTGGCTGAGCAACACCGATTGCGTAGGCAACCTGTACCAACACCTCGTTAGCTACACCTGCAGCAACAAGATTCTTGGCAATGTAGCGGGCAGCATAAGCAGCCGAACGGTCTACCTTAGACGAATCCTTACCGGAAAATGCGCCACCACCGTGAGCTCCTTTACCTCCGTAGGTATCTACAATAATCTTACGACCTGTAAGACCGGTATCACCATGAGGACCTCCAATTACAAACTTGCCAGTTGGGTTTACGTGAAGAATGATATCCCCTGTAAATAGCTTTTGAACGCGCTCGGGCAGAAGAGCCTTGATGCGTGGAATAAGGATATTTTGAACATCAGCCTTAATAGTTTTCTGCATCTCCTCATCGCTAGCAAACTCGTCGTGCTGAGTAGATACTACGATGGTATTGATGCGCTCAGGCTGGTTGTTATCGTTATACTCTATGGTAACCTGCGATTTAGAGTCTGGACGTAGGTAGGTCATTTCCTTACCTTCGCGACGAATCTTTGACAGCTCCAGAAGCAGCATGTGCGAAAGAGTCAACGAAAGCGGCATGTACTCATCCGTTTCGTTAGAGGCATATCCGAACATTAGTCCTTGGTCGCCTGCGCCTTGATCGCCTGCACCCTTTTCCTCTTGGCTAACGCCGCGGTTAATATCTGGAGACTGCTCGTGAATTGCAGAGATCACCCCGCAAGAGTCTCCGTCAAACTTATACTCGGCCTTGTTGTACCCAATTTTGTTGATAACCCGGCGAGCAACATCCTGAACGTCTACATAACCCTCGGTGTTAACTTCGCCGCTGATTACAACCAAACCTGTAGTTACAAGCGTTTCGCAGGCAACCTTAGAGTTTGGATCTTGGGTTAAAAATTGATCAAGAATTGCATCCGAAATTTGATCGGCCACCTTGTCTGGATGTCCCTCAGAAACAGACTCAGATGTAAATAAGTATCCCATTTCTTTTTAAACTGTTTGGTAATTGAACAATAAATCAGAAAGGATTTAAGGATGGACAGAAATACTATTTAGTTTTAGCATTTTTTTCTGTGGTTGCAAGCATCCAAATCTTTCCACATGAGGGCACAAAGGTAATAATTGTTTTATTTTTTTCTCCATCAGAAAAGTAATATAGCATTACGCCCTAAATCGTTATTGATTATTATGACTATAACGATTTTGATTTAAGCTCTTTAGCTCGATCGGGTGTAAAAACCTGCTTTGCATTCTGATTATTTATCTTTACAAACTATATTTGCTATAGTATTCAACAGCATTCGAAAACATTCCATAATGGTAAAATACTTTCGTATTTATGTACTTCTAGCGGTAGCGGCGGTAGCGGCTACAACAATACAGTCATGTACAAAATCCGACTTCACTGGTCCAACATTAGCAAGCAACGATGTAAACAACAAGCGCACCTTCACCATAAATCCGGATGAAGAAATTACGTTAGAATCGAAATTTATTAAACCCGAGCAACTCTCGTTTGAATGGAGCATGGAAGGGCAGATTCTAGCAAAAGAGGGAACCTCCTACCGCTTTAAATCAAAGGAATCGGGGAGCTACATCGTTACACAGCGGGTGTACAATGGTATTGCCGAAGTTTACATCGACTACTATATTACCGTTCGCGGAACATATGATAGCGGCACCTTCATCTTTACCAACAACAGCACCGAATCGCAGCTTACCTTTATTAATAAGGACAACACGAAAGTTGACGAGAATGCCTACAAGACTGCCAACCCTGGAAAATCGATTGGAGCCAAAATTTCTTCGGCAACCGCATTCTATGGCAAAATGTACATTCTTACCGAATCGGAAATTATTGTGCTAAATGCCATCACCTTAAAGGAGATTAACAGAATAGCTACCCCAGCCAAGCCAAACTACCTTATTAATGTAGATAGGTCGAGCGCGCTTCTTAGCACAGATAAGGGTGTTTACCGAGTTAGCATCAGCCCTCTAGCAATAACCGGTCAGGTTCTTGGTCTTAACGGAAGAGTTGGGATGATGGTTAAGAACGAGAACTACGTGATGGCGCTTACCCTTAATGGCCTTGCAGCCATCAACAAGTCAACCTTGCTGCTAACCCGATTTATAAATTCAGGAAAATTGGGCCTCGTTGCCGATATAGCAGGAAACGTTTGGACTACCAACGAGGATACAATCATCTCGGTTAGCCCTACGCTTTACGTTACGAAATTTAAAAACACTAATAGTCCGCATGCCACCGCTTCTTGGAATCCTTGGAACGAGGGCACTTTAACCCTCTCTACCACCGAAAATGCGCTACTTTTCATTAAGGCAAACGATAATGGAACTCCATCGCAAACCATCTGCAAAGTAGATATTAGCAACCCTAGGAATTTGGGGATTACCGAATTTATAACACTTCCTAAAGACAGGCAGTTTACAGGAATTGGATTTAGGATAAACTCAGAGAACAACATTGTAGCTTCAACCGTTAATAGTTCGGGCAACGACCCGCAAGCGGTAATATACCGTTCGGGTGATGCAACGCTAGTAACTACCGTTGCAACCACAGCAACCGATGTTAAATCGTTCCTTTTCAATAAAACGAACTAATGCGAAAGATTTCGGCTCACTACATCTTTGGTGTAAACGAGACCCCAGTTAAGTTTGGGGTGATAAGCCTGAATGGGAAGGAGGTTGTCTCTATTAGCCAGCCTGTAGAAAGACTAGCCGAAACTGCGCAAACGGAGTTTTATCCGGGTATAATCATACCAGCCATAGTCAATGTAGCAACTACAAACGAAAGCATCTGGCTGCCTAAAAATGATGCTGCTATAGAAGAACATCTAAAAATGTCGACCAACATTCCTTCGTATGCAGTTGTTACAACCGAAAATATTTGCAACCTTTCGGAAGAATCGCTGCAAAATCTTATGCAAAAAGGGACGAGATTGGTACTTGGAAGCGTAACGGACAACCATCCAGTTATTCTTTTTAGGCTAATGAGCAAACTCTCCGAAAAGTTGTCGGAATTATCCTTTTCGGAAATTGTAAAAATAGCAACAACGAATGGAGCCAACGCGCTAAATCAGCCTCTGCGGGGGAGTATAAATCCTCCAAAGCAGCCAGGGATATGGCACATATCGGGCTTCAACTTTGCAAAAATGAGCATCGACCAAAACTCAAAAATGACAGTTCTAATAGACTAACAATGCTTGTATGGCAACTTTTTTATTCGAAAAAATAGTATTTGGCCCCATAAAAAGCCGCCGATTAGGTAGCTCATTAGGCATCAACCTGCTACCTGTGGACAGTAAACTTTGTAACTTTGACTGCATCTACTGTGAATGTGGATGGAATGACACCTCCGCAAAAAAGGCCTTTCATCCACGCGAAGAGGTAAAAGAAGCACTCAAAGCGAAACTAGAGGAACTCAAAAAATTTCATAACCTCCCCGATGTAATCACCTTTGCTGGCAACGGAGAACCGACCATGCACCCAGACTTTGAAGGCATAATTGATGATACTATCGCATTACGCAATGAGCATTCGCCTAAAACAAAAATTGCCGTGCTTTCCAATGCCACTCTAATTGGACGCGAAAAAGTTTTTAATGCACTAAAGAAAGTAGATCAAAACATTTTAAAGTTAGATTCTGCATTTGAAGAAACGGTGCTGCTAGTCAATAAACCTCATGGTGAATACTCTACCGCAAAAGTGGTGGAACGTTTAAAGGAATTTAAAGGACAGGTTACCATACAAACCATGTTTTTACGAGGAACTTTTGATGGAAAACCGGTTGATAATACCACCCATCAAGAGATTGAGGCATGGCTAAAC contains:
- the folB gene encoding dihydroneopterin aldolase, whose product is MQGIIEIENMEFYAYHGCFEEEAIVGNKFKVDLTIEMDAEVPSKTDSIGDAVNYQLAYNIVKREVAIRSHLLEHVGGRIIEGIYNELSGVQKVKVKVSKMNPPMGGAIEKVSVTLIK
- a CDS encoding M20/M25/M40 family metallo-hydrolase yields the protein MKRTLTIFTLLVALLAASIGAQAQDQAIQRGLDAVTTSAIKAHVNFLASPLLEGRYPSQRGGALAAEYIAAAFTQYGIQPAGDVADGKKTYFQNFDIVRYSQPFDWQFSIDAGQGSILPTPNIDFSIANRRLSNGFSLSDNVVFVGYGLSLPEYGIDSYGKLDVKGKIVVVQPVGKEDLAGFSHFKGLSNEKQEAILASQEAEISKRKPAAVIFLRNAKDLMGKMPNAKPTIFFEDNLSLPSNDFKSPTIRVNLNKGLVYQGFKQHGLDINTVDFKFKGVKLPIKISLSAKIKGTPLRDRNVLGMIAGEDTTKCIIVGAHYDHHGTWNGVVYPGADDNASGTAGIIMLAKALKESGIKPKVNVIFALWTAEEKGLVGSTFYARNPIIPLSQTAMYVNYDMIGRNAVDDTARVRAHFFYLDRQPVIKEIVERNNKRLGNILLLTNAATEGGYWSDHGPFYERGVVFMGWAAGNHPDYHKPTDTPDKIDPEKIQKIVRLSFLNMLDFANGQ
- a CDS encoding S8 family peptidase, encoding MNVKLLCISMLVAASMLIVGCSKQDDSVNVNSSQKEFSVAPSQNFVPGELIVKFKDGQTLKSKTNVMQAFGGTVVQKIYGSKLKGTDNGAVYLYSIKTSIEEAIAKLNQMPEVEFAEPNYIYKTQVTSNDPYFTNGSLWGMQGDASTPANQYGCQAAEAWALNHTGSSTVYVGIIDEGYMYNHADLAANAGVNPGEIANNGIDDDGNGYIDDVYGWNFDGNNNAVFDSAGDEHGTHVGGTIGGVGGNNIGVAGVCWNVKMLSGKFLGPNGGTSANAILAIDYFVDLKTRHNLKLVALNNSWGGGGFSQALKDAIDRASAAGILFIAAAGNGGWDGIGDNNDRTPSYPASYTSSNIIAVASITSSGGRSSFSNYGATSVDIGAPGSNIYSCMPQSGGGSTYGTMSGTSMATPHVTGAAALYASTHPNATMAQIKDAILNSAVATTSLRGKCVTGGRLNVSGF
- a CDS encoding TCR/Tet family MFS transporter; this encodes MSVAKKPALGFIFVTILLDVIGFGIIIPILPKYISHLTGGDLSNASLYSGWLMFSFAIMQFICSPILGNLSDRFGRRPILLASLFGFGVDYLIIAFAPTIGWLFVGRILAGVMGASFTTAAAYIADISTPEKRAQNFGLIGAAFGLGFIIGPALGGVLGHYGFRIPFYVAAALTFINWIYGYFVLPESLSKRNRRRFDIKRANPIGSLKQLRKYPIISGLVASLICIYLSNYATQSTWTFFTMEKFGWSEMIVGLSLAMVGLSVAIVQGGLIRVINPKLGPVKSVYFGLTFSVLGLLLTAFVPQGWMLFALMLPFSLGGVAGPAIQGIISNQVPANEQGELQGALTSLMSLTSIIGPLLMTGLFSFFTSKSAPVYFPGAPFVMAALLVLLGGMLAKGTLSTIKHKEKPAAPAEE
- a CDS encoding cupin domain-containing protein; the encoded protein is MKMRVRKPTESEAAIAKSWEIWTCEASTFPWHYAQKEVCYILEGEVNVEDPQGNIISFGAGDWVEFDAGLTCTWHVKKHIRKHYHFE
- a CDS encoding glutamine--tRNA ligase/YqeY domain fusion protein, whose amino-acid sequence is MSDNKAEVSGAEERTLNFLEEIIEEDIKSGKHDGRVLTRFPPEPNGYLHIGHAKSICLNFGLAKRYGGATNLRFDDTNPVKEDVEYVDSIKDDVKWLGFEWANEFYASDYFDQLYEWACELIRRGKAYVDDQTQEEIRKGRGTVTVPGTESPFRNRSVEENLDLFQRMKNGEFENGARVLRAKIDMAHPNMFFRDPLLYRIIHTHHHRTGDKWCIYPMYDWAHGQCDSIEKITHSICTLEFDVHRPLYDWFIDNLEIFPSKQYEFARLNLTYTVMSKRKLLELVKNSYVTGWDDPRMPTISGIRRRGYTAEAIRNFAERIGVAKRDNVIDFSLLEFFVREDLNKRAERRMAVLNPLKVVITNYPENQSEELEAVNNPEDAAAGSRMVPFGREIFIERDDFMEVAPKKYFRLAIGQEVRLRYAYFIKATDVVKDADGNIIEVHATYDPASRGGNSPDGRKVQGTIHWVSAQHAKKAQVRLYDRLFTRSDMDNLTEEEDYKDFLNPDSLKVIEALIEPDLANHAAGKTFQFERIGYFCVDSDSSEQQVVFNRTVTLKDSWAKIAAK
- a CDS encoding cysteine-rich CWC family protein, yielding MLRDEEKIKQSVCPQCGQTFTCSTATGKCWCQNFSISDENLKLLKTRYKTCLCPSCLAAFSEKVNDSSCKR